The proteins below come from a single Gossypium raimondii isolate GPD5lz chromosome 2, ASM2569854v1, whole genome shotgun sequence genomic window:
- the LOC128039298 gene encoding uncharacterized protein LOC128039298 has product MEQMEESQRSMISQLTQLMAGGYDKEKGIVVNLGDDHEDPAYPPGFTSTNIQAQLEAYPQGAPATNRPQQYQVGTSAPMNYSTGSGSNPRDNLNNPVVPDLDEMVEIEKSKMKLPKQLEDQYRWLEEKLRAMENADYHCGVDAKDLDLIPDLVFSSKFKVLEFKKYNGTSFPKTHIMMFSRRMTRYVNNE; this is encoded by the coding sequence ATGGAACAAATGGAAGAATCCCAAAGAAGTATGATAAGTCAATTGACGCAACTAATGGCAGGAGGGTATGATAAAGAGAAGGGCATTGTAGTCAATCTTGGAGATGATCATGAAGACCCGGCCTATCCACCGGGTTTCACCTCGACTAATATCCAGGCACAACTAGAGGCATATCCACAAGGGGCACCCGCTACTAACAGACCCCAACAATATCAAGTCGGTACCTCGGCACCAATGAACTACTCGACAGGCTCAGGTTCCAATCCAAGAGACAATCTAAACAATCCTGTAGTTCCTGACCTAGACGAAAtggtagaaatagaaaaatcaaagatgaaaCTGCCAAAACAACTCGAAGATCAGTACagatggttggaggaaaaactCAGAGCCATGGAAAATGCTGATTACCATTGCGGGGTTGACGCCAAAGATCTCGATTTGATCCCAGATCTAGTATTCTCATCGAAATTCAAGGTTCtagaattcaaaaaatataatgggACTAGTTTTCCTAAAACTCACATCATGATGTTCAGTCGAAGAATGACGAGATACGTTAATAACGAGTAA